A single Paenibacillus kribbensis DNA region contains:
- a CDS encoding cytochrome c biogenesis protein CcdC, producing MTTIFIYALMAVLVGLMIWLRTKRRRGPVKGNGIRILLPLFIAFPVMMISVYQLLHIPGQTHVLPAFWELLVAGLLGVAFGYVILLHTAYERREDGLIYPKPNQYFKYIIIAIILIRVVLTQYLSSLGTSEISMLAITMALVYISIWRIGSFIKFRRTLSV from the coding sequence ATGACGACGATATTCATATATGCCTTGATGGCGGTTCTGGTGGGGCTGATGATCTGGCTCAGAACCAAAAGAAGAAGGGGACCGGTAAAAGGAAACGGAATCCGGATTCTGCTTCCCTTGTTTATCGCATTCCCGGTTATGATGATATCTGTATATCAATTGCTGCATATTCCCGGTCAGACGCATGTGCTTCCCGCCTTTTGGGAGCTGCTGGTCGCCGGGCTGCTAGGGGTTGCTTTTGGCTATGTCATTTTGCTGCATACGGCGTATGAAAGACGAGAGGACGGTCTCATTTATCCCAAGCCGAACCAATATTTTAAATACATTATTATCGCCATTATCTTGATTCGCGTCGTTTTGACCCAGTACCTCAGCAGCTTGGGTACAAGCGAGATTAGCATGTTGGCGATTACGATGGCGCTCGTATATATCTCAATCTGGCGGATTGGGAGCTTCATCAAGTTTCGGAGAACGTTATCGGTATAA
- a CDS encoding helix-turn-helix transcriptional regulator, translated as MSKADHMLSILWMLKQRRRTAGELAEALEISVRSVYRYIDALCVSGVPVIADAGPGGGYCLPDNFVEAPLFFDAEEQKALVQAAAFVRGTGYPYVQALDRALDKLKRYSNVQQIERMESHERGIETLYTSNAAMAEILQELESGIANGDTLEMEYRKGNEETVSLRSIDPYGLVLWKGQWYIVAYCHHRQEIRSFRVDRITGLRCSGTSFIRPVDFSARDYLLQSLLPAREKGDKLVAVVIESSEVVLNDLCSHWLFGHTLEQRQEGWARFLLDESSLFTYAPYFLLPYGKTLHIREPAALKQRLVVVATEMARHYEN; from the coding sequence ATGTCCAAAGCAGACCATATGTTATCCATTCTCTGGATGTTAAAGCAGCGTAGACGAACCGCGGGCGAATTAGCGGAAGCGCTGGAAATCAGCGTTCGTTCGGTATACCGTTATATAGATGCGCTGTGTGTCAGTGGGGTTCCGGTTATTGCCGATGCCGGGCCTGGTGGTGGCTACTGTCTGCCTGATAACTTCGTCGAAGCACCGCTGTTCTTCGATGCCGAAGAGCAGAAGGCGCTTGTTCAGGCAGCCGCTTTCGTCCGTGGGACGGGATATCCGTATGTCCAAGCACTTGACCGGGCGCTGGATAAACTGAAGCGTTACAGCAACGTCCAACAAATCGAACGGATGGAGAGCCATGAGCGCGGGATTGAAACGCTTTATACCTCTAATGCGGCAATGGCGGAAATTTTGCAAGAGCTTGAATCAGGCATAGCGAACGGAGATACTCTGGAAATGGAATACCGCAAGGGAAATGAAGAAACAGTCTCCTTACGTTCCATTGATCCTTATGGGCTTGTACTTTGGAAGGGGCAGTGGTACATCGTTGCTTATTGCCACCACCGACAGGAGATCCGTAGCTTCCGTGTCGACAGAATTACCGGACTCCGGTGTAGCGGCACAAGCTTCATACGTCCTGTCGATTTCTCTGCGCGTGATTATCTTCTGCAGAGCTTGCTTCCCGCCCGGGAAAAAGGGGACAAGTTGGTTGCTGTGGTAATTGAGTCATCTGAAGTGGTATTAAATGATCTTTGCAGTCACTGGCTATTCGGGCATACTTTGGAGCAGCGGCAGGAGGGATGGGCCCGGTTTCTACTGGACGAAAGCTCGTTATTCACCTATGCCCCATATTTTCTGTTGCCTTATGGAAAAACGCTGCATATTCGGGAGCCAGCGGCGTTGAAGCAGCGGTTGGTGGTAGTCGCCACGGAAATGGCTCGCCATTACGAAAATTAA
- a CDS encoding spore germination protein, with product MRFRKRSTPRKFNKLPVQNIEKQPTYSGEPFSASLGQNLQRIRQTVGNSTDIIIREVRIGKDGDQIIAILYTDGLADKNIISDFIMESMMLDNSLSGDVESRIQTSSNVMQILKDYALTIGGIHDITDFKDLYNALLSGDAVILIDGQTEGIVASARGWKDRGVSEPASENVVRGPREGFSETLRTNTALIRRKIKDPNLWLETKQIGRVTKTDVAVMYIKGIANDKLVAEVHERLNRIDVDGILESGYIEELIQDETFTPFPTVYNSERPDVIAAELLEGKIAILVDGTPYVLIVPALFVSFLHAAEDYYQRADISSFIRLLRYIGVFISLLGPSLYVAITTFHQEMLPTSLLIGLAAQREAVPFPAFIEALMMELTFEILREAGVRMPKYIGAAVSIVGTLVIGQAAVQAGIISAAMVIVVSITAISSFVLPAYNMSIAFRMLRFPLMGLAASFGLFGIIVGGIALILHMCSLRSFGVPYMTPLAPLVPSDTKDTLFRLPHWMMISRPRLINQKNVNRRNSTPPRKSRE from the coding sequence ATGCGTTTTCGGAAAAGAAGCACCCCTAGAAAGTTTAATAAATTGCCTGTCCAGAATATTGAGAAACAGCCTACATATTCAGGGGAACCGTTCAGTGCAAGTCTTGGACAAAACCTTCAGCGGATCAGACAAACCGTGGGTAACAGTACGGACATCATCATCAGAGAAGTTCGCATTGGCAAGGACGGTGACCAAATCATCGCGATTCTCTATACCGACGGTTTAGCGGATAAAAATATAATCTCCGACTTCATCATGGAGTCAATGATGTTGGATAATAGCCTGTCCGGGGACGTAGAAAGCAGGATCCAAACCTCTTCTAATGTCATGCAAATTTTAAAAGATTACGCCCTGACCATCGGTGGCATCCATGATATCACCGACTTTAAAGACCTATATAACGCGCTATTGTCGGGAGATGCAGTCATTTTAATTGACGGTCAGACTGAGGGAATCGTAGCTAGCGCACGGGGATGGAAGGATCGAGGGGTTAGCGAGCCTGCCTCAGAAAATGTCGTTCGCGGGCCGCGGGAAGGATTTTCGGAAACACTGCGCACGAATACGGCCTTGATCCGGCGCAAAATTAAAGATCCAAATCTGTGGCTGGAAACCAAACAAATCGGCCGTGTAACCAAGACCGATGTGGCCGTCATGTACATCAAGGGGATCGCGAATGATAAGTTGGTCGCAGAGGTACATGAACGGCTGAATCGTATTGATGTAGACGGCATTCTCGAAAGCGGGTATATCGAGGAGTTAATCCAGGATGAAACCTTTACCCCTTTTCCAACCGTGTACAATTCCGAACGCCCGGACGTCATCGCTGCCGAGCTCCTGGAAGGGAAAATTGCCATATTAGTGGATGGGACCCCCTATGTGCTAATCGTACCCGCATTGTTTGTTTCCTTCCTGCATGCAGCTGAGGACTATTATCAGCGTGCGGACATCAGCAGCTTCATAAGGCTTCTTCGTTACATCGGGGTCTTTATTTCCCTGCTTGGACCGTCCTTATATGTAGCTATCACTACGTTTCATCAGGAAATGCTGCCAACTTCATTATTGATCGGTTTGGCCGCACAGCGGGAAGCCGTACCCTTCCCCGCCTTTATTGAAGCGCTCATGATGGAGCTGACTTTTGAAATATTGCGGGAAGCCGGGGTTCGCATGCCCAAGTACATCGGAGCAGCCGTCTCTATCGTAGGCACGCTTGTCATCGGACAAGCGGCTGTCCAGGCCGGGATCATATCAGCGGCGATGGTCATTGTCGTATCCATTACGGCAATTTCCAGCTTCGTTCTTCCTGCCTATAATATGTCCATTGCTTTTCGTATGCTGCGATTTCCTCTGATGGGGCTTGCCGCTTCATTCGGATTGTTCGGAATTATTGTCGGAGGCATTGCTCTCATCCTGCATATGTGCAGCCTTCGTTCATTTGGCGTTCCATATATGACTCCTTTGGCACCTCTGGTTCCGTCAGACACCAAGGATACCTTATTTCGGCTCCCTCACTGGATGATGATTTCCCGTCCCAGGTTAATTAATCAGAAGAACGTGAATCGCCGAAACAGTACCCCGCCCCGAAAATCACGAGAATGA
- a CDS encoding SRPBCC domain-containing protein — MKELKYEFYIGGTPEQVWASLVSPEYVQQIYYGSIIRSSFKEGELLEYIGPGAEGKETVHVYGTLLEYAPLKALRFTHKVGPSYLKGQENYESRISWLLEPVGGCTKLSLIHDEWHPDDPSYEPSDSAWWHILSNIKTLIETGHTLDFGSNK, encoded by the coding sequence ATGAAAGAACTGAAATATGAGTTCTATATTGGGGGAACGCCGGAACAAGTATGGGCCAGCCTGGTTTCCCCGGAGTACGTGCAGCAAATCTATTACGGAAGCATAATCCGTTCCAGCTTCAAGGAGGGGGAATTGCTGGAGTATATCGGGCCGGGCGCTGAAGGTAAGGAAACCGTTCACGTGTACGGGACGCTGCTGGAGTACGCTCCCTTGAAAGCCCTGCGTTTTACGCATAAGGTAGGCCCCTCTTACCTGAAAGGGCAAGAGAACTATGAATCCCGTATTTCCTGGCTGCTAGAGCCAGTGGGTGGATGCACGAAGCTGTCTCTTATCCATGATGAGTGGCATCCTGACGATCCTTCCTATGAACCTAGCGACAGTGCATGGTGGCATATTCTAAGTAATATAAAAACGTTAATAGAGACTGGCCATACGCTTGATTTCGGAAGCAACAAATAA
- a CDS encoding LysR family transcriptional regulator, producing the protein MDIQQLKYFQVLAACQHVTRAAEMLSLSQPALSRSIAKLEEELGVPLFERYNRSIKLNRYGQMFLVRVERVMKELSEGKQELFEVTHPERGEVALGFIHTLGTNHIPDLIGEFRIGFPHIQFQLVQNHSYSLLNQLMNGELHMCLLAEPRDPEPSIEWTPLWKEEILAVVPSFHRLAKAASIKLDELANESFILLKKGYALRQTTDLMFQEHGIDPNITFEGEEVATVAGLVGSGLGVSLLPDLQGLDTNKVAQIRLKAPESHRTIGLAWMNERYLPPAAINFKNFIINKMHPRN; encoded by the coding sequence GTGGATATTCAGCAATTGAAATATTTTCAGGTTTTGGCGGCATGCCAGCATGTAACTCGGGCTGCGGAGATGCTGAGCCTCTCTCAACCCGCATTAAGCAGATCCATCGCCAAACTGGAAGAAGAACTGGGAGTTCCCTTATTTGAACGTTATAACCGTTCCATCAAATTAAACCGATATGGTCAAATGTTCTTGGTACGTGTGGAACGTGTAATGAAAGAGCTGTCAGAGGGTAAGCAGGAACTATTTGAAGTTACGCACCCCGAACGCGGCGAGGTTGCTCTTGGGTTTATACACACTTTAGGAACGAACCACATTCCTGATTTAATTGGGGAATTCCGTATTGGCTTTCCACATATTCAATTTCAACTCGTACAGAATCATAGTTATTCTTTATTAAATCAATTAATGAACGGGGAATTGCATATGTGCTTGTTGGCTGAACCCAGAGATCCGGAGCCCTCCATTGAGTGGACCCCCTTATGGAAAGAAGAAATTCTCGCCGTTGTACCTTCTTTTCACCGACTTGCTAAAGCTGCATCCATAAAATTGGATGAACTGGCTAATGAATCTTTTATTTTGTTAAAAAAAGGGTATGCCTTGCGTCAAACCACCGATCTCATGTTTCAGGAGCACGGCATTGACCCCAACATTACATTTGAAGGTGAAGAAGTTGCCACTGTAGCAGGACTTGTTGGTTCGGGATTGGGCGTGTCGTTACTACCTGACCTACAAGGATTAGACACCAATAAGGTTGCCCAAATCCGTTTAAAAGCACCTGAAAGTCATCGAACCATCGGCTTGGCATGGATGAATGAAAGATACTTGCCACCTGCAGCCATAAACTTTAAAAATTTTATTATAAATAAAATGCACCCAAGAAATTAA
- a CDS encoding ABC transporter permease subunit, translating to MNSSGLFKDLIRHEFRNKGSWRKQSRNRLPRSWRLVYFSLFLIAAFVISLYFALHNQLELTRLWYVTLGLPYVIIFMGVGSLRREWENDTYGWWLTLPYPRMWLISAKWIAAILQTIVVILFLFVAGSLFALFISSTIEPYTFADAASFIIAGLDWFVMIIAFTPFVVALGLLTASTRYSTLRPISPMLWVLLMGGGSVFYWSGDQRIYEQFGHVQAGQWFPFTWHFLVAVLISWVAAYVLIRLNAYLLEKKLSI from the coding sequence GTGAATTCATCAGGGCTGTTCAAAGATTTGATACGCCATGAATTTCGGAATAAAGGAAGCTGGAGAAAGCAGAGCCGCAATCGACTGCCCAGATCGTGGAGACTTGTGTATTTCTCACTATTTCTAATTGCGGCGTTCGTTATTTCCTTGTATTTCGCGCTTCACAACCAACTCGAATTGACAAGGCTGTGGTATGTGACCCTGGGCTTGCCATATGTGATCATTTTCATGGGTGTGGGAAGTCTGAGACGAGAATGGGAAAATGACACCTACGGATGGTGGCTGACCCTTCCCTATCCGCGCATGTGGCTGATCAGCGCCAAATGGATTGCTGCCATTTTACAAACCATTGTCGTGATATTGTTCCTGTTTGTGGCAGGTTCTTTGTTCGCGCTGTTCATCTCATCAACCATAGAGCCTTATACGTTTGCGGATGCAGCGTCCTTTATCATAGCCGGATTGGACTGGTTTGTGATGATTATCGCTTTCACACCGTTTGTTGTTGCGTTGGGTCTGCTGACGGCCAGTACCCGATACAGTACCTTGCGTCCGATTAGTCCGATGCTGTGGGTCCTTTTGATGGGTGGCGGGAGTGTCTTTTATTGGTCAGGCGATCAGCGGATTTATGAGCAATTTGGCCATGTTCAGGCAGGACAATGGTTTCCTTTTACCTGGCACTTCCTGGTTGCAGTGTTGATCAGTTGGGTTGCTGCCTATGTATTAATCCGCTTGAACGCTTATTTGCTGGAGAAAAAACTGTCGATTTAG
- a CDS encoding LamG-like jellyroll fold domain-containing protein, translated as MKPLFFRKVTAASLAGALLLPASFAGAEQTLNPNTEGIQAAGQIALQDLSQENISIQSKKTVSFKETSVHDPSILKVKDTFYIFGSHLAAAKSKDLMNWDTIAAGVANGNALIPNVKEELKEALDWAQTDTLWAADVIQLADGKFYMYYNACKGDSPRSAMGVAVADKIEGPYKNKGIFLKSGMWGQPGEDGTIYDATKHPNVVDPDTFYDKNGKLWMVYGSYSGGIFILKMDEKTGKPLPGQGYGKKLTGGNHARMEGPYIQYSPQTDYYYLFLSYGGLSADGGYNLRVARSKTPDGPYYDAEGNDMIKVKANPDKPLFDDASIEPYGVKLIGNYLIPREIGDPGTGLGTGYVSPGHNSAYYDPKTKKHFLIFHSRFPGRGEQYEVRVHEMFMNTDGWPVVAPYRYSGDEDSLKKLSEKDVIGQYSYVNHGKEISANIKQAVTVSLDSGGRLSGGANGTWKLGTGNQLEITADGTKYKGVFLRHVDPDTGKKTLAFTALSSRGVAVWGTLKQELKASKIVAAVQKDLSLGDLSNVLYDLTLPTQAAQDTTISWESSRPENISVTGEVYRPEAGSPPVAVTLTATIKKDKATAKKSFTAMVPAQAQGPQLANYSWNEDQGTHVVDSTYNHFDGNTYGGAAWDKDGKLGGALVLNGKDGYVQLPATVTDADDFTFSAWVNWKGGGAWQRIFDFGNAQARHMFLTPSQGSGVLQFTIHEGTDQSLLAKSALPLNQWTHVAVTLEGNTGKLYVNGEEVAVNDSMTFNPKELLTSEAYLGKSRFAADAYFNGSLDEVQIYNKALTAEEIKELSEL; from the coding sequence ATGAAGCCATTATTTTTCCGCAAGGTAACGGCCGCTTCTCTGGCGGGTGCGCTGCTGTTGCCTGCCTCTTTTGCAGGTGCCGAACAAACGCTCAATCCGAATACAGAGGGGATTCAAGCTGCGGGGCAGATTGCCCTCCAAGATCTAAGCCAAGAGAACATTTCAATTCAAAGCAAAAAGACTGTTTCTTTTAAGGAAACTTCCGTACATGATCCATCCATTCTGAAAGTGAAAGATACATTTTACATTTTTGGTTCCCATCTTGCGGCTGCCAAGTCCAAGGACCTGATGAATTGGGATACGATTGCCGCAGGAGTAGCAAATGGCAATGCACTGATTCCTAACGTCAAAGAGGAATTAAAAGAAGCGCTGGATTGGGCGCAGACAGACACGCTGTGGGCAGCGGATGTTATTCAACTGGCCGATGGCAAGTTTTACATGTACTATAACGCCTGCAAGGGCGACTCCCCGCGTTCAGCAATGGGTGTAGCGGTTGCCGATAAAATTGAAGGGCCTTATAAAAATAAAGGTATCTTCCTGAAATCCGGCATGTGGGGCCAACCGGGTGAGGATGGGACAATCTATGACGCGACCAAGCATCCGAATGTCGTGGACCCGGACACTTTTTATGATAAGAACGGCAAGCTGTGGATGGTGTATGGCTCCTACTCAGGAGGTATTTTCATTCTGAAGATGGATGAAAAAACAGGAAAACCGCTGCCTGGACAAGGATATGGGAAAAAGCTGACAGGCGGTAACCATGCCCGTATGGAAGGGCCGTACATACAGTATAGTCCGCAAACGGACTATTACTACTTGTTCCTGTCTTATGGCGGCTTATCGGCAGATGGCGGATACAACCTTCGTGTGGCTCGCTCCAAAACACCGGATGGTCCTTACTATGACGCCGAGGGGAACGACATGATCAAGGTCAAGGCGAATCCTGACAAACCTCTTTTTGATGACGCTTCCATTGAGCCGTACGGTGTCAAGCTGATAGGCAATTACCTGATTCCAAGGGAAATTGGCGATCCGGGTACAGGACTGGGTACTGGCTATGTTTCGCCTGGACATAACTCGGCTTATTATGATCCCAAGACGAAAAAGCATTTTCTGATTTTCCACTCCCGTTTTCCGGGCAGAGGCGAGCAGTATGAGGTACGGGTGCATGAGATGTTCATGAACACTGACGGTTGGCCTGTAGTAGCTCCTTATCGTTATTCGGGTGATGAGGACTCACTGAAGAAGTTGTCGGAAAAGGATGTTATCGGTCAATACTCGTATGTCAATCACGGGAAAGAAATCTCGGCCAATATTAAGCAAGCTGTGACCGTTAGCTTGGATAGCGGCGGGAGGCTGTCTGGAGGAGCGAATGGTACATGGAAGCTTGGCACAGGCAACCAGTTGGAGATTACAGCGGATGGTACGAAATATAAAGGTGTATTCCTGCGACATGTCGATCCAGACACGGGCAAAAAGACGCTTGCTTTCACTGCCCTGTCCTCCAGGGGTGTTGCGGTCTGGGGAACGTTAAAGCAGGAACTAAAGGCCAGCAAGATCGTGGCTGCTGTGCAGAAGGATCTGAGTCTGGGCGATTTGAGCAATGTTTTATATGATTTGACGCTGCCTACTCAGGCTGCACAGGATACCACTATTTCGTGGGAGTCCTCACGCCCTGAGAACATTTCCGTGACAGGTGAAGTGTACCGTCCCGAAGCGGGTTCTCCGCCTGTGGCAGTCACATTGACGGCGACCATTAAGAAGGACAAGGCAACAGCGAAGAAAAGCTTTACAGCCATGGTTCCCGCACAGGCTCAAGGTCCACAGCTCGCGAACTATTCCTGGAATGAAGATCAAGGAACACATGTCGTGGACAGCACATATAACCATTTCGACGGCAACACCTATGGTGGTGCAGCATGGGACAAGGATGGAAAGCTTGGCGGCGCACTTGTGCTGAACGGCAAAGATGGCTACGTGCAGCTACCGGCGACGGTCACAGATGCAGACGATTTTACCTTTTCCGCCTGGGTGAATTGGAAGGGCGGTGGAGCGTGGCAACGGATTTTTGACTTTGGAAATGCTCAGGCCCGCCATATGTTTCTGACTCCTTCCCAAGGAAGCGGCGTGCTCCAGTTTACGATTCATGAGGGTACGGATCAAAGCTTGCTTGCCAAATCAGCCTTACCTTTAAACCAGTGGACGCATGTAGCAGTTACACTAGAGGGGAATACCGGGAAGCTGTATGTAAACGGTGAGGAAGTGGCTGTTAATGACAGTATGACCTTTAATCCAAAAGAGCTGCTGACAAGCGAGGCTTATCTCGGCAAAAGCCGCTTTGCCGCCGATGCTTATTTTAACGGCAGTCTCGATGAGGTCCAAATATATAACAAAGCGCTGACAGCAGAGGAAATTAAAGAATTGTCGGAGCTGTGA
- a CDS encoding cold-shock protein: MYNSRKKPMDEIPEEITAVWNCASDTCNGWMRDNFAFSVEPTCPICGSAMVKGEKKLAVLNNTSFNHTKQS, encoded by the coding sequence ATGTACAATTCACGGAAAAAGCCAATGGATGAGATTCCTGAGGAAATTACAGCTGTCTGGAATTGCGCTAGCGATACGTGCAACGGATGGATGCGGGATAACTTCGCTTTTTCTGTCGAGCCGACATGCCCCATTTGCGGTTCTGCCATGGTAAAGGGCGAGAAAAAGCTGGCCGTATTAAATAATACGAGCTTTAATCATACAAAACAATCCTAA
- a CDS encoding cold-shock protein gives MQTGTVKWFNAEKGFGFIEVEGGSDVFVHFSAIQGEGFKSLDEGQRVEFNVVEGNRGPQAENVVKL, from the coding sequence ATGCAAACAGGTACAGTTAAATGGTTTAACGCAGAAAAAGGTTTCGGTTTCATCGAAGTTGAAGGTGGAAGCGATGTATTCGTACACTTCTCCGCAATCCAAGGCGAAGGTTTCAAATCTTTGGACGAAGGCCAACGCGTAGAATTCAACGTTGTTGAAGGAAACCGTGGACCACAAGCTGAGAACGTTGTAAAACTGTAA
- a CDS encoding ABC transporter ATP-binding protein, giving the protein MTESIVVASHLTKRYDSKKALDHLDVVIPAGRIVGVLGPNGCGKSSLFRAITGLIRPDEGELHVLGQKPGWETNRRISYLPDRARWYPNHTVQQTLEWGQSFLPGFNMKDAHKLADHMDVELELKMTGLSRGQEARVLLILCLAREVPLMILDEPFAGIDILSREAIVAGIIDYLQDRQQSILISTHDIQEVEGLFDYTVMMDRGRVIWSGDSDDLRAEHGSLNQVFRNLYKKEWKA; this is encoded by the coding sequence ATGACGGAATCTATTGTGGTTGCGAGTCATTTGACAAAGCGATATGACAGTAAAAAAGCGCTGGACCACTTGGATGTCGTCATTCCGGCGGGACGCATCGTAGGGGTGCTTGGACCCAATGGCTGCGGGAAGTCAAGCTTGTTTCGGGCGATCACCGGATTGATTCGGCCCGACGAGGGCGAGCTTCACGTGCTGGGGCAAAAGCCCGGCTGGGAAACCAACCGCCGCATATCCTATCTTCCTGACCGGGCCCGTTGGTATCCCAATCATACGGTTCAACAGACGTTGGAGTGGGGGCAGTCCTTTTTGCCTGGCTTCAATATGAAGGATGCGCATAAGCTTGCTGATCATATGGACGTGGAGCTGGAGCTAAAAATGACCGGGCTGAGTCGCGGGCAGGAGGCACGTGTGCTGCTGATCTTGTGTTTGGCGCGTGAGGTTCCGCTCATGATCCTCGATGAACCGTTTGCGGGCATTGATATCCTCTCCAGAGAGGCGATTGTAGCCGGGATTATTGATTATTTGCAGGATCGGCAGCAGTCTATACTCATTAGCACGCATGACATTCAGGAAGTGGAAGGCTTGTTTGATTACACGGTCATGATGGACCGCGGACGGGTCATATGGTCTGGTGATTCGGATGATCTGCGTGCAGAGCACGGATCGCTGAATCAGGTGTTCCGCAATTTGTACAAAAAGGAGTGGAAGGCGTGA
- a CDS encoding MFS transporter, whose product MSYLEQGTSAFRKANVAFFAAGFNTFAILYCTQPLLAEFTKEFNISPTTASLALSGTTMSLAVSMLFFSSLSEKWGRKNVMFISMLTASLLSILTVFSSSFGSLLVLRIIQGVALGGLPSIAMAYLGEEVAPQSLGVAMGLYISGNSLGAVARRVITAVSSDLFNWHVGLGIISIISLCGSIIFGITLPRSQHFQSSTLNSNKLAAVFMSHLKDPALLCLFGIGFLILASNIAMYNYVGYVLSGPPYHVPQALLAWIYLFFLVGTVSSIWMAKLAQKFGRSKALVISLIITMAGACLTLEPYLWFKIAGLPILTFGFFGSHSIASGWVSQRAVSNKAQASGLYLFFYYMGSSFGGTSVGEVWLWFGWGGVVSAIMVFLLLALLCTTLLMKRVKTTTVHSR is encoded by the coding sequence ATGAGTTATCTTGAACAAGGCACTTCTGCTTTTAGAAAAGCAAATGTGGCCTTTTTTGCTGCGGGTTTTAACACGTTTGCCATCCTGTACTGTACACAGCCTTTACTTGCTGAATTCACCAAAGAATTCAATATTTCACCGACTACTGCAAGCCTCGCACTTTCAGGCACCACCATGTCTCTTGCCGTAAGTATGTTGTTCTTTAGCTCTTTATCCGAGAAATGGGGAAGGAAGAACGTCATGTTTATTTCCATGCTAACAGCGTCCCTGCTCTCCATTCTAACGGTGTTTAGTTCGAGCTTTGGATCACTCTTGGTGTTAAGAATTATACAGGGTGTAGCGTTGGGGGGGCTTCCTTCCATTGCAATGGCTTATCTGGGGGAAGAAGTTGCGCCGCAAAGTTTAGGGGTGGCCATGGGGTTGTATATTAGTGGAAATTCACTCGGAGCTGTTGCCAGAAGGGTGATTACGGCTGTTAGTAGTGACTTGTTTAACTGGCATGTTGGTTTGGGTATCATCAGTATAATCAGTTTATGCGGAAGTATTATTTTTGGGATAACCTTACCCAGGTCACAGCACTTTCAGTCAAGTACACTGAATAGCAATAAACTTGCGGCTGTTTTTATGTCTCATCTTAAAGATCCCGCACTATTATGCTTATTCGGTATCGGCTTTCTGATCCTGGCAAGCAACATTGCTATGTACAACTATGTTGGCTATGTATTAAGCGGTCCTCCGTATCATGTTCCACAAGCACTACTGGCGTGGATTTATCTGTTCTTTCTGGTGGGTACGGTCAGCTCAATCTGGATGGCGAAGCTGGCACAAAAATTCGGAAGATCAAAGGCGCTGGTGATTTCCCTGATTATCACCATGGCCGGCGCCTGTCTGACTCTGGAGCCTTATCTGTGGTTTAAAATTGCGGGATTGCCTATATTGACTTTCGGCTTTTTTGGAAGTCATTCGATTGCAAGCGGATGGGTTAGTCAAAGAGCCGTAAGCAACAAGGCTCAAGCTTCGGGACTTTATTTGTTTTTTTACTATATGGGCTCCAGTTTTGGAGGAACATCCGTTGGAGAAGTTTGGCTATGGTTCGGATGGGGAGGCGTAGTATCCGCCATTATGGTCTTCTTGCTGTTGGCTTTATTATGTACTACTTTGCTCATGAAACGAGTTAAAACTACAACGGTGCATTCCCGTTGA
- a CDS encoding GntR family transcriptional regulator has protein sequence MEEQRVGSFRFLIDFSQPLYEQVLNQVRSSIAKGEIEMGSKMPSVRDLAQELRMNPNTVMRAYQELERDGLTEKRRGLGTYVTSSGERINSFREQLARTYIDQFLGQMSSLGLSWEDVQQYISSKQSGDDRKGGERA, from the coding sequence ATGGAAGAGCAACGGGTTGGCTCGTTCCGGTTTTTAATTGACTTTAGCCAACCATTATATGAACAAGTATTGAATCAGGTACGAAGCTCCATCGCCAAAGGGGAGATTGAAATGGGAAGTAAAATGCCGTCCGTTCGTGATCTGGCTCAGGAATTGCGCATGAATCCGAATACGGTGATGCGGGCATATCAGGAGCTGGAGCGGGACGGGCTGACAGAGAAGCGACGTGGACTAGGCACCTATGTCACGTCGTCCGGTGAGCGGATTAACAGCTTCCGGGAGCAGCTGGCCAGGACATATATCGATCAGTTTCTCGGACAAATGAGCAGTCTGGGACTGTCCTGGGAGGATGTACAGCAGTATATAAGCAGCAAGCAGAGCGGGGATGATAGGAAAGGAGGCGAAAGGGCATGA